The proteins below are encoded in one region of Parvicella tangerina:
- a CDS encoding aspartyl/asparaginyl beta-hydroxylase domain-containing protein codes for MGRNFYNLEQTEWAKELEANFEVIREEMISVLEKNKGHWVSPHPDYVQGEQWRTFELVFFGMKLNKNLNECPKTAELLTKIPELITADFSVLPPQTDILPHKGYSRMITRCHLPLIVPKGDLGIEVNGEKRFWEEGKLISFDDSLIHRAWNHTNEVRVVMMIDVPSENYNYTADQICRYKLENMDDPYLLKMADRASWLKMYENGEFSLM; via the coding sequence ATGGGTAGGAATTTTTATAATTTAGAACAGACTGAATGGGCAAAGGAACTTGAGGCAAACTTTGAGGTTATTCGTGAGGAGATGATTTCCGTGCTGGAGAAGAACAAAGGCCATTGGGTTTCTCCTCATCCAGATTATGTGCAAGGTGAGCAGTGGAGAACCTTTGAATTGGTTTTCTTTGGAATGAAACTCAACAAAAACTTAAATGAGTGTCCAAAGACGGCTGAATTGCTCACCAAAATTCCTGAATTGATAACAGCTGATTTTTCAGTTTTGCCGCCACAAACAGATATTTTGCCTCATAAAGGTTACTCCCGAATGATCACCAGATGTCACTTGCCGCTTATTGTTCCAAAAGGAGATCTAGGAATTGAGGTTAATGGAGAGAAAAGGTTTTGGGAGGAAGGGAAACTAATATCTTTTGATGATTCGCTCATTCATCGAGCTTGGAACCATACGAATGAAGTCCGTGTAGTTATGATGATTGATGTTCCAAGTGAAAATTACAACTACACAGCAGATCAAATTTGTCGTTATAAGCTGGAGAATATGGATGATCCTTACTTGCTTAAAATGGCAGATAGAGCGTCCTGGCTAAAGATGTATGAGAATGGGGAGTTTAGTCTCATGTGA
- a CDS encoding GNAT family N-acetyltransferase, producing the protein MSLILKQYGITLKRIAKDDIELVRTWRNHPSIRKTMAYQKKISAKEQVEWFERVNNSLNYYFLIIVKGSPIGVINCKEVNLKEQYGEGGIFIWEAEYINSPIPGIASIILINYIFNVIHIGNKSYIRILRNNEQAKKYNRSLGYSLIPGQNRNKNQWYILTREDFNSKKEKLMRGAKSYMQSTGELVVEGSVSVLNIPEVNDSIGKTFT; encoded by the coding sequence ATGAGTCTAATTCTGAAACAATATGGTATCACACTCAAAAGAATCGCAAAAGATGATATTGAGTTAGTAAGAACATGGAGAAATCACCCATCTATCAGAAAAACAATGGCTTATCAAAAAAAGATATCTGCCAAAGAACAGGTAGAATGGTTCGAGCGCGTAAATAATTCTCTTAATTATTACTTTTTGATTATCGTTAAAGGTTCTCCCATCGGAGTCATCAACTGCAAAGAGGTTAATTTGAAGGAACAGTATGGTGAAGGTGGTATTTTTATTTGGGAAGCTGAATATATTAATAGCCCAATTCCCGGTATTGCATCCATTATTCTGATCAATTACATCTTCAATGTTATACACATTGGTAACAAATCATACATCCGCATACTAAGGAATAATGAACAGGCAAAGAAGTATAATAGATCGCTTGGCTACTCTTTAATCCCAGGTCAGAACCGAAACAAAAACCAATGGTATATACTAACTCGGGAAGATTTTAATTCAAAAAAAGAAAAACTGATGCGAGGCGCTAAAAGCTACATGCAAAGTACTGGAGAACTTGTTGTTGAAGGTTCTGTATCGGTCTTAAACATTCCAGAGGTGAATGATTCGATAGGAAAAACATTCACATGA
- a CDS encoding glycosyltransferase family 2 protein: protein MKTTPTYSIIVPVYNGSAFLPKLVERINSSFASWQHNLMEIILVDDYSQDDSWTEIKKLKSQHPSLVHGIRLSRNFGQHNATCAGMLKASGDLIITIDDDLEVLPEDALKLIQEYEQKELDVVYGKFKKANRSLVKKFFKFFYEIISKIVGGNNKVNGSSFRLMNRSLAKKIAENATNFVFIDEAVFWHTNKIGFVTVEHQKSLRKKSHYGILDLFRLGGDVVMYSSLLPIKVVKALGFFISLFMFILGTFFIIKQLFFGVSIKGFTALIVTISFSTGIILLVLGIIGEYLGKIFRNTNNSPVYSIDEEI, encoded by the coding sequence ATGAAAACGACCCCGACATATTCCATAATCGTTCCCGTTTACAATGGTTCAGCTTTTCTGCCGAAATTGGTCGAGCGGATCAATTCCTCTTTTGCTAGCTGGCAACACAATCTGATGGAAATAATATTAGTTGATGATTACAGTCAAGATGATAGCTGGACAGAAATAAAAAAGTTAAAATCTCAACATCCATCGCTTGTTCACGGTATTAGATTGAGTCGTAACTTTGGGCAACACAACGCAACTTGCGCTGGTATGCTGAAAGCTTCTGGAGACCTTATCATAACGATAGATGATGATTTGGAAGTTTTGCCAGAAGATGCTTTAAAGCTGATTCAAGAATACGAACAAAAGGAATTGGATGTCGTTTACGGTAAGTTCAAAAAGGCCAATAGGTCTTTAGTTAAAAAGTTCTTTAAGTTCTTTTATGAGATCATTTCCAAAATTGTTGGAGGGAATAACAAAGTAAACGGCTCCAGCTTTAGGCTGATGAATAGATCACTCGCTAAAAAAATTGCAGAAAATGCAACGAATTTTGTTTTTATCGATGAGGCTGTTTTCTGGCATACGAACAAGATCGGTTTTGTAACGGTTGAGCATCAAAAGAGTTTACGCAAAAAATCTCATTACGGCATACTGGATTTGTTCAGGCTTGGCGGTGATGTTGTCATGTACTCTTCCCTTCTTCCTATTAAAGTGGTTAAGGCATTAGGTTTCTTTATCTCCTTATTCATGTTTATACTTGGCACCTTCTTCATCATTAAGCAGCTATTCTTTGGCGTAAGTATAAAAGGGTTCACCGCTCTAATTGTTACCATTAGTTTTTCCACAGGAATTATTTTATTGGTTCTAGGGATCATTGGAGAGTATCTCGGGAAAATTTTCAGAAACACCAACAACAGTCCTGTTTACAGCATTGATGAGGAAATATGA
- a CDS encoding SDR family NAD(P)-dependent oxidoreductase codes for MIDFLDISGKHFLITGATGGIGSSCAKLLSKHGAKLTLTGRNEEKLKELASNCNSEVTIITADLTSPDDLKAIAGDIENVDGFVHCAGIVKPMPIKFIQEKHYHKVFDINYKSAVLLTGQLLKQKKVNKESSMIFLSSISSKFPYLGGALYVSSKAALEAFTKTLAIEHSNLLRANIISPALVQTPIFEETKRATGEDEMNKYEEQYLLGFGQPEDVSNACAFLLSGKSKWITGENIVMDGGLTIGSKK; via the coding sequence TTGATTGACTTTTTAGACATATCGGGCAAACACTTTCTAATAACTGGTGCAACAGGAGGAATCGGTTCTTCTTGCGCCAAGTTGTTGAGTAAGCACGGAGCAAAACTTACATTAACTGGAAGGAATGAAGAAAAACTAAAGGAACTTGCTTCAAACTGTAATAGCGAGGTAACCATAATTACTGCTGATCTGACGTCACCTGATGATTTAAAGGCTATTGCAGGAGATATTGAGAACGTTGACGGATTTGTTCATTGTGCTGGAATAGTTAAACCAATGCCTATTAAGTTTATTCAGGAAAAGCATTATCATAAGGTATTTGATATCAACTACAAATCAGCTGTGCTGTTGACAGGACAACTATTAAAGCAAAAAAAAGTGAACAAGGAAAGTTCAATGATCTTCCTTTCTTCTATTTCATCTAAATTTCCGTACCTTGGTGGAGCATTATACGTAAGTAGTAAAGCCGCACTTGAAGCCTTCACAAAAACCCTAGCGATTGAGCATTCAAATTTACTTCGGGCAAACATCATTTCTCCTGCGCTGGTTCAAACCCCCATCTTTGAAGAAACTAAGCGAGCAACTGGAGAGGATGAAATGAATAAATATGAAGAACAATACCTTCTAGGCTTTGGACAACCAGAAGATGTCAGCAACGCTTGTGCCTTCCTGCTTTCAGGAAAAAGCAAATGGATCACTGGTGAAAACATTGTTATGGATGGAGGGCTAACTATTGGAAGCAAAAAATAA
- a CDS encoding 3-oxoacyl-ACP synthase III family protein: protein MIAKIQHIALKGITNCVPSNVEKNEEYDLLSAAERKMLISTTGIKERRVAEDGVCASDLCEKAALKLLNGLNWEADSVNALIFVSQSSDYYLPATAIILQNKLGLSKNAIAFDINLGCSGYVYGLYVLSNLMQQGQVKRAILLCGDISTNSVNYKDKSAYPLFGDSGSATALEYDETAHPMTFSMGSDGSGYESIMIKGGGTRNMFHENSLKEVKVSDGITRHELNLILDGISIFNFSIGEVPKNVKELMEKTSLSESDVEYLVLHQANKLINETIRKKLKFPKEKVPYSLDEYGNTSSGSIPLTIQTRLRNEVNDKTLILSGFGVGLSWASVVLTTKNVYLPELIEI, encoded by the coding sequence TTGATTGCTAAAATCCAACATATTGCGCTGAAGGGCATTACTAACTGCGTTCCATCAAATGTTGAAAAAAACGAGGAATATGATCTGTTGTCAGCTGCTGAAAGAAAAATGCTCATATCAACTACTGGCATCAAAGAAAGAAGGGTAGCTGAAGATGGTGTGTGCGCTTCAGACCTATGCGAAAAAGCTGCGCTGAAACTCTTAAACGGCTTAAATTGGGAAGCCGACAGTGTTAATGCCCTGATTTTTGTTTCGCAAAGTTCAGACTATTACTTACCTGCCACAGCGATCATTCTTCAGAACAAATTGGGCCTTTCTAAAAACGCCATTGCTTTTGATATTAATCTGGGATGTTCTGGGTATGTTTATGGACTGTATGTTTTGAGCAATTTAATGCAACAGGGACAGGTTAAGCGAGCGATCCTTTTATGCGGTGATATCTCAACCAACTCAGTAAACTACAAAGATAAAAGTGCCTATCCCCTGTTTGGTGACTCTGGATCTGCCACGGCTCTTGAGTATGATGAAACAGCCCATCCCATGACCTTTTCTATGGGCAGTGACGGAAGTGGATATGAGTCGATTATGATCAAAGGAGGTGGAACTCGTAATATGTTTCATGAAAATTCTCTGAAAGAAGTAAAAGTTTCAGATGGTATTACAAGACATGAGCTCAATCTCATTTTGGATGGCATCTCTATTTTCAACTTCTCTATTGGTGAAGTCCCAAAAAACGTCAAAGAGCTGATGGAGAAGACCTCATTGTCTGAAAGTGATGTCGAATACCTGGTGCTTCATCAAGCCAATAAATTAATCAATGAAACGATAAGAAAGAAGCTTAAATTTCCCAAAGAGAAAGTCCCTTACAGTCTGGATGAGTATGGAAACACAAGTTCTGGTTCTATACCTCTCACGATACAAACCAGATTAAGAAATGAAGTAAATGATAAAACACTCATCCTTTCGGGATTTGGCGTTGGTCTCTCTTGGGCTTCCGTAGTGCTCACTACAAAGAATGTTTATCTTCCTGAACTCATTGAAATTTGA
- a CDS encoding 3-oxoacyl-ACP synthase III family protein — MSKAFIQDIVIHTPTKELTNEELSTIFGIPMGEIFRSTGIKKRFLSAPDELASDLAVEVGKAFFNKSVITKDEVDFLLYVTSALDYVGPATACLIHEQLGLPKTCAAIDIPMGCSGFTNGLLIAKALVENGTGKNVLLITSDMPTKVLHSEDYHLRALFSDAAAATLISDQGGFLVNEVAYGCDGSGAENLIIRGSGARNPVDKEWITKYEKEGGLLIGRMEMDGMEILRFSLREVPTLLNELLEKNNLSKDDIDLFIFHHASDIVIRFLSRKMNISSEKVFTCLEDFGNTVSASIPIAIHEAKKAGVIKANSVIFIAGFGIGYSWSGTILKTE, encoded by the coding sequence ATGAGTAAAGCTTTTATTCAAGATATTGTTATTCATACACCCACTAAGGAGTTGACAAATGAAGAGCTGAGTACCATCTTCGGTATTCCTATGGGAGAAATTTTTCGCTCCACGGGTATCAAGAAACGCTTCCTTTCAGCACCAGATGAACTGGCATCTGACCTTGCTGTAGAAGTCGGAAAGGCCTTTTTTAACAAAAGTGTAATAACAAAGGATGAAGTAGACTTTTTACTTTATGTGACTAGTGCTCTGGATTACGTTGGCCCCGCAACGGCATGTTTGATTCATGAACAGCTTGGACTTCCGAAAACATGCGCTGCAATTGATATTCCGATGGGATGTTCAGGTTTTACCAACGGGCTCCTGATTGCCAAAGCATTGGTTGAAAACGGCACTGGCAAAAACGTACTTTTGATAACTTCAGACATGCCTACAAAGGTGCTACATTCAGAAGATTATCATTTACGCGCCTTATTTTCTGATGCAGCGGCTGCCACATTAATCTCTGATCAAGGGGGCTTTTTAGTAAATGAAGTAGCTTACGGTTGTGACGGATCAGGAGCAGAAAACCTGATTATTAGAGGGTCGGGAGCTAGAAACCCTGTAGACAAGGAATGGATAACTAAATACGAAAAAGAAGGAGGCTTACTCATTGGTAGAATGGAAATGGACGGTATGGAAATCCTGCGATTTTCCCTCAGGGAAGTGCCGACTTTACTTAATGAGTTATTGGAAAAGAATAATTTAAGCAAAGATGATATTGATTTATTTATCTTTCACCATGCAAGTGATATCGTAATACGTTTTCTATCTCGAAAAATGAATATATCTTCAGAAAAAGTATTTACTTGTTTAGAGGATTTTGGGAACACCGTATCTGCTTCCATACCTATCGCCATTCACGAGGCAAAAAAAGCTGGTGTAATTAAAGCGAATAGTGTTATATTTATTGCAGGCTTTGGAATTGGGTATTCATGGTCTGGAACTATCTTAAAAACTGAATAA
- a CDS encoding Smr/MutS family protein, whose translation MAKLKLDLHPIYNDSKAINKALFDIFEEASEKKIKTIEIISGKGSGQLKKKVLRFVESKKIKPLVKRIDKDQKNFGRIFVFLK comes from the coding sequence ATGGCGAAGCTTAAATTAGATCTTCATCCCATCTACAATGATAGCAAAGCTATCAACAAGGCCTTATTCGACATTTTTGAGGAAGCCTCAGAAAAAAAGATCAAAACCATTGAAATAATTTCAGGTAAAGGCAGTGGTCAACTGAAGAAAAAAGTTCTTCGCTTTGTGGAATCAAAGAAAATAAAGCCCTTAGTTAAAAGAATAGATAAGGATCAAAAAAACTTCGGTAGAATCTTTGTCTTTTTGAAATAG
- a CDS encoding ParA family protein codes for MTKVISFISRKGGSGKTTNAINLATSLHDMRKKVLLVETDPNYTLISSRKIDVFKHKVNEKKLFPIIASTDDEVATELDKIIPSNTYDYIIVDSAGKTTDQGIKELCLVSNMVIITTSLTQNDLLVAYQTVKDLKPAEKLNDKLKLYILPNRIHSHTRIKTIKDALNNLDVSMFDNYVPQKKMFTMPSTYKSERRYRPIAKMIIKELK; via the coding sequence ATGACAAAAGTAATTTCGTTTATCAGCCGCAAAGGAGGTTCTGGAAAGACAACCAACGCCATCAACCTTGCTACTTCATTACATGATATGAGAAAAAAGGTCTTGTTGGTTGAAACAGACCCGAACTATACGCTCATCTCTTCTCGAAAGATTGATGTATTTAAGCATAAGGTGAACGAGAAGAAACTTTTTCCGATCATTGCTTCTACGGATGATGAAGTTGCTACTGAACTCGATAAAATCATTCCTTCCAACACCTATGACTACATTATTGTTGATAGTGCGGGAAAGACAACCGACCAGGGTATTAAAGAATTATGTTTGGTCAGCAACATGGTGATTATCACAACCAGTTTAACGCAAAATGACCTTCTGGTTGCGTATCAAACTGTTAAAGACTTGAAACCAGCAGAAAAGCTGAATGATAAATTAAAATTGTATATTCTACCCAATCGTATTCATTCTCACACGAGAATAAAAACAATTAAAGACGCGTTAAATAACTTAGACGTTTCAATGTTTGACAATTATGTACCTCAGAAAAAAATGTTTACTATGCCCAGTACATACAAAAGTGAAAGAAGGTACAGACCGATTGCAAAAATGATCATTAAAGAACTTAAATAA
- the metF gene encoding methylenetetrahydrofolate reductase [NAD(P)H], which translates to MKVIDYIQESKKPLFSFEIIPPLKGKGIEDIYAGIDPLIEFGPKFINVTYHREEYKYKDMGDGLLKKISIRKRPGTVGICAAIMNKYKVDAVPHLICGGFNVEETENALIDLKFLGVDNILALRGDPIKTEQVFTPNKGGHSYAIDLIKQIRDLNEGKYLDEEQKNSPTDFCIGAAGYPEKHFEAMNLDTDLKHLKAKVDAGAEYIMTQLFFDNKKYFAFVDKCRSIGIDVPIIPGLKPITTLRHRTFLPKFFHIDFPMELSKELEKCKSNEEVAKLGVEWTINQSKELIAKGAPVLHFYTMGKGKAVKSIASEIF; encoded by the coding sequence ATGAAAGTTATTGACTATATCCAGGAATCAAAAAAGCCGCTCTTTTCGTTTGAGATCATCCCTCCGTTAAAAGGTAAGGGTATCGAAGACATCTATGCTGGCATAGACCCACTCATCGAGTTTGGACCAAAGTTCATCAACGTTACTTATCATCGTGAAGAATACAAGTATAAGGATATGGGTGATGGACTACTCAAAAAAATCTCCATCAGAAAACGCCCAGGAACAGTTGGTATTTGTGCTGCTATCATGAATAAGTACAAAGTAGACGCAGTTCCTCATCTAATCTGTGGTGGCTTCAACGTTGAAGAGACTGAAAATGCGCTGATCGATCTAAAGTTCTTAGGAGTAGACAATATACTCGCTTTAAGAGGAGACCCAATAAAAACGGAGCAGGTTTTTACGCCTAACAAGGGAGGGCACAGTTATGCTATTGACCTGATCAAACAGATTCGTGACCTCAATGAAGGAAAATACCTGGACGAGGAGCAAAAAAACTCTCCTACTGACTTTTGCATCGGAGCCGCAGGTTATCCTGAAAAACACTTTGAAGCAATGAATTTAGATACAGATCTAAAACATTTAAAAGCTAAGGTTGATGCAGGGGCAGAATATATCATGACTCAACTGTTTTTTGACAATAAGAAATACTTTGCATTTGTGGACAAATGCAGGTCGATCGGAATTGATGTACCTATCATACCAGGTCTAAAGCCTATTACTACGCTTAGACACCGCACTTTCTTACCTAAATTCTTTCATATTGATTTCCCAATGGAATTATCCAAGGAACTAGAAAAATGCAAGAGTAATGAAGAAGTTGCTAAATTAGGCGTAGAATGGACGATAAACCAATCCAAAGAATTAATAGCAAAAGGTGCTCCCGTGCTACACTTTTACACCATGGGTAAAGGGAAAGCAGTCAAGAGCATCGCTTCAGAAATTTTTTAA
- the lepA gene encoding translation elongation factor 4 — protein MKNIRNFCIIAHIDHGKSTLADRLLQTTNTISEREMKDQALDDMDLERERGITIKSHAIQMDYVQDDEQYVLNLIDTPGHVDFSYEVSRSIAACEGALLIVDASQGIQAQTISNLYLAIENDLEIIPILNKMDLPGAMPEEVTDQIVDLIGCDPSEVIPASGKTGLGVDKILEAIIARIPAPEGDPEAPLQAMIFDSVFNPFRGIIAYYRVLNGAIKKGDRVKFVNTGKEYDADEIGVLKMDLAPKKAVNTGDVGYIISGIKKANEVKVGDTITTVENPCLNAVKGFEDVKPMVFAGIYPVDTEDYEELRYSMEKLQLNDASLVFEPESSAALGFGFRCGFLGMLHMEIIQERLEREFDMTVITTVPNVSYKAYLKKDEELVIVNNPSDLPDPAKMDYIEEPYIKASVITKSDYVGAIMTLCIEKRGEMTNQVYLTQDRVELSFDMPMSEVVFDFYDRLKTISKGYASFDYYPTDYRRSDLIKLDILLNSEQVDALSALVHRSNAFTLGKKICLKLKELIPRQQFEIPIQAAIGAKIVARETIKALRKDVTAKCYGGDISRKRKLLEKQKAGKKRMRQVGRVEVPQEAFLAVLKLD, from the coding sequence ATGAAAAACATTAGAAACTTCTGTATTATTGCGCACATTGACCATGGTAAAAGCACCTTGGCAGATCGACTTTTGCAAACGACCAATACCATTTCCGAAAGAGAAATGAAGGATCAGGCGTTAGATGATATGGATCTGGAGAGAGAAAGGGGGATTACGATCAAGAGTCACGCAATTCAAATGGATTATGTGCAGGATGATGAGCAGTACGTGTTGAACCTAATCGACACCCCTGGTCACGTTGATTTTTCATACGAAGTTTCAAGGTCAATTGCCGCTTGTGAAGGGGCTTTGTTGATTGTAGATGCTTCTCAAGGAATCCAGGCACAGACAATCTCAAACCTGTATTTGGCAATCGAAAATGATTTAGAGATCATTCCAATTTTAAATAAAATGGACCTCCCTGGTGCAATGCCAGAGGAAGTTACGGATCAAATCGTTGACCTCATTGGTTGTGATCCGTCAGAAGTGATTCCTGCTAGCGGAAAGACTGGTCTTGGCGTGGATAAGATTCTAGAAGCGATTATTGCGAGAATTCCTGCTCCAGAAGGAGATCCAGAAGCGCCACTACAGGCAATGATCTTTGATAGTGTCTTTAACCCTTTTAGAGGTATTATAGCCTATTACCGAGTATTAAATGGGGCTATCAAGAAAGGAGATCGAGTAAAGTTTGTGAATACTGGTAAGGAATATGATGCCGATGAGATCGGTGTTTTGAAGATGGATTTAGCTCCTAAGAAAGCTGTTAATACAGGAGACGTGGGGTATATTATTTCCGGTATTAAGAAAGCGAATGAAGTTAAAGTAGGGGATACCATTACTACGGTTGAAAATCCTTGTTTAAATGCGGTAAAAGGTTTTGAAGATGTGAAACCGATGGTCTTCGCAGGGATTTACCCTGTTGATACCGAAGATTATGAGGAGCTGAGGTACTCGATGGAGAAGTTACAGTTGAATGATGCTTCTTTAGTATTTGAACCAGAGAGTTCGGCTGCACTAGGCTTCGGATTCAGATGTGGTTTCTTAGGAATGCTACACATGGAAATCATTCAGGAGCGTTTAGAGCGCGAGTTTGATATGACCGTAATCACAACGGTTCCTAACGTGTCTTACAAGGCTTACTTGAAAAAAGATGAAGAGTTGGTGATCGTAAACAACCCTTCAGATTTACCAGATCCCGCAAAGATGGACTATATCGAAGAACCTTACATCAAGGCTTCAGTGATCACTAAGTCAGACTATGTGGGAGCAATCATGACATTGTGTATTGAAAAGAGGGGAGAGATGACCAATCAGGTTTATCTAACTCAGGATAGAGTAGAGTTGAGCTTTGATATGCCAATGTCTGAAGTGGTATTTGATTTTTACGATCGTTTAAAAACCATCTCAAAGGGATATGCGTCTTTTGACTACTATCCAACCGATTACAGAAGGTCTGATCTCATCAAACTAGATATACTGCTGAACTCAGAGCAAGTAGATGCATTATCTGCATTGGTGCACAGAAGCAACGCGTTTACATTGGGTAAAAAGATTTGCTTAAAGTTGAAGGAGCTAATCCCAAGACAGCAGTTTGAAATTCCAATTCAAGCAGCAATTGGTGCCAAGATTGTGGCGAGAGAAACGATAAAAGCGCTTCGAAAAGACGTAACGGCTAAATGTTATGGAGGTGATATTTCACGTAAGCGTAAACTGCTTGAAAAGCAGAAAGCTGGTAAGAAACGTATGCGTCAAGTAGGTAGAGTAGAAGTACCTCAGGAGGCTTTCTTGGCGGTGTTGAAATTGGATTAA
- a CDS encoding amidase: MPTAQQKSQKVLKPSKVHAFKNDVLGEFDAVALAELIKAGEVSSKEVVLATIERARQVDPLLNAIVTDRFEESLTETKTNIGFFEGLPTFIKDMTHVEGLPSYYGSEAFSNPKPAKKSDPIIEQMKAIGFAPLGCSSMSEFGFTCSTEFNHQKDTRNPWNINHTPGGSSGGSAALVASGVVPLAHAADGGGSIRIPAAACGLVGLKPSRGRLLKSDLFKNQPIDIAIDGVLTRSVRDTAYFYAEAEKHFKNPKLPKIGLVNEPTSKVLNIGYTTNSINGMKADECSSSELLKTVQLLESLGHIVRPVALTIPDQFVEDFANVWAMNAFFIHRFGKVLLDPSFKSNEVTQLTKGLSKSYLKNCYKTPGIAVRMKKTYHQYSRMFEELNIDLFLTPTIASSAPEIGYFGMNLNFEELFDRIINWTCFTPYANASGGPSISLPLGFDQDNGLPIGMLFWANHGQEKLLLELALQLEEAQPWRKITED, from the coding sequence ATGCCTACAGCTCAACAAAAAAGCCAAAAAGTGTTGAAACCCTCAAAAGTCCATGCTTTTAAAAACGATGTACTTGGAGAGTTTGATGCGGTTGCATTAGCGGAACTGATTAAGGCTGGAGAGGTTTCTTCAAAGGAAGTAGTCTTGGCGACTATTGAGCGAGCTCGCCAGGTTGACCCCTTACTCAACGCAATAGTCACTGATCGCTTTGAAGAGAGCTTAACGGAGACAAAAACAAACATTGGATTTTTTGAGGGTCTTCCTACTTTTATTAAAGACATGACTCATGTAGAAGGTTTGCCCAGTTACTATGGTTCAGAAGCCTTTTCTAACCCTAAACCAGCAAAGAAATCAGATCCTATAATCGAACAAATGAAAGCAATCGGCTTTGCGCCTTTGGGATGCAGTTCAATGTCTGAGTTTGGTTTTACTTGCTCTACCGAATTTAATCATCAAAAAGACACTCGAAACCCCTGGAATATTAACCATACGCCAGGAGGTTCTTCTGGTGGGAGTGCAGCTTTGGTAGCTTCTGGTGTAGTTCCTTTGGCTCACGCTGCTGATGGTGGTGGATCAATTCGCATACCTGCTGCTGCTTGTGGATTAGTGGGGCTCAAACCTTCTCGGGGAAGACTATTAAAAAGTGACCTTTTTAAGAATCAACCGATTGACATTGCCATAGATGGAGTACTCACAAGATCTGTTCGAGACACAGCCTACTTTTATGCAGAAGCAGAAAAACACTTCAAAAACCCCAAACTGCCCAAGATTGGTCTTGTCAACGAACCAACCTCAAAAGTGCTGAACATTGGCTATACAACTAACTCCATCAATGGAATGAAGGCTGACGAATGTTCATCATCTGAACTACTAAAAACAGTGCAATTACTCGAATCCCTTGGACACATCGTCCGACCAGTGGCATTAACTATACCTGATCAATTTGTTGAAGATTTTGCGAATGTCTGGGCGATGAATGCCTTCTTCATCCATCGATTTGGAAAAGTACTGTTAGATCCTTCTTTTAAAAGTAATGAAGTAACTCAGCTCACAAAGGGACTATCAAAATCTTACCTGAAAAACTGTTATAAAACTCCAGGAATTGCAGTTAGAATGAAAAAGACGTACCATCAATACTCGCGCATGTTTGAAGAACTTAATATTGATCTGTTTCTCACACCAACCATTGCTAGTTCTGCACCTGAGATTGGTTACTTCGGAATGAACTTAAACTTTGAGGAGCTCTTTGACCGGATTATCAATTGGACCTGCTTCACTCCTTATGCCAATGCATCCGGAGGACCTTCAATTTCACTTCCTCTGGGCTTCGACCAGGACAATGGGCTTCCTATTGGAATGTTATTCTGGGCAAACCATGGACAAGAAAAACTTTTACTAGAGTTAGCTCTGCAGCTTGAAGAAGCTCAACCTTGGCGAAAAATTACAGAAGATTAA